The Myxococcota bacterium genome includes the window GTTCGAGCAGGGCGTCTACCTCGGCGCGGACCGTCGCCGGGTCCGAGGCGTCGACCCGGATCAGGGCCGAGAGGATCACGCTCCCTGGAGCCAGCCCGCGCAGCGAGCGGTAGCGGAAGCGCAAACGCTCGGCCGGGAGGTGACGCCGCCGGCCACCGGCCGGGCTCACGACTTCCACCTCGACGGTGCGCGCCCCGATCTCGTGCTGCGGGATGCCGGCGTTCATGGCGATCCAACCGCCGATCGTGCCGGGAATGCCGGCGCCGAAGGCCAGGCCTCCGAAACCGCGCTCGACGCAGAATCGAGTCAGCTGGCTGTGGGACACGCCCGCCTCGACGCGCAGGCAGCCACCCGGGCGCTCTTCGAGCCGACGGAAGCGGGACAGCTGGATCACCACGCCGGCCAGTGGCTGGTCGGGTGCGAGGCAGTTGAAGCCACCCCCGATCACGTGGTGCGGCACGCGCGCGCGCCCGAGGCGTCGCAAGAGCCCCGCGAGTTCGTTGCGATCGCGCGGGGCCGCGACGGCTTCGGCCGGACCGCCGACCCGCAGCGACGTCAACCGCGCCAGGGGAACGTCGAAGCGGATCGCATCGCCCAGGGCGTCGGTGAGCTCGTCGCGCAGCGCTCGCGTGATCATCAGTCGCGTTGCCCCAAGCCTTCGAGGATGCGCGCGCCCAGACCCGCGATGCTGCCCGCGCCGAGCGTGAGCACCAGGTCACCCGGCTCGGCCTCGGCGAGGATCCGGGCCAGGGCGGCGTCGAGGTCGCCTTCGTAGAAGACGTGCCGATGGCCGTGGTCGCGAATCGCGTCCGCGAGCAGGGTGGCTTCGACACCGGGCAGCTTCGCCTCGCTCGCCGCGTAGATCTCGGTGAGCACCAGCACGTCCGCCCGGTGGAAGCAGCGCGCGAAGTCGTCCCAGAGATCGCGGGTACGGGTGAAACGATGGGGCTGGAAGGCGACGACGACGCGGCCCGGGTGCACCTCACGCGCCGCCGACAGCGTCGCTTCGATCTCGGCCGGGTGGTGTCCGTAATCGTCGACGACCCGGACGCCGTGGGCTTCCCCCTTCCACTCGAAGCGGCGCTCGATGCCCAGGAAGGTCTCGAGGGCCTCCGCCGCGGTGACGAAGGGCACCTCGAGCTCGTGGGCCACGGCCAGCGCCGCCAGGGCGTTCTGCACGTTGTGACGACCGGGCAGGCGAGTCCGCGCGCGCCCCAGCTCTTCGCCGCGGTGGCGCACGGCGAAGGAGAAGCCCGGCGCGGCGGCTTCGAAGGAGTGCGCCACCCAGTCGGCCTGGTTGCTGGTCCCGTAGGTGATCACCCGCCGCGTCATGCGTGGCAGGATCGACTGCACGCCCGGGTGGTCGAGACAGAGCACCGACGCCCCCCAGAAGGGCATGCGATTGCAGAAGGTCACGAAGGCCTCCTGCAGGGTCTCGTAGTCGCCGTAGTGGTCGAGGTGCTCGGGATCGATGTTGGTGACCACGCCCATCACCGGAGCCAGGCGCAGGAACGAGCCGTCGCTCTCGTCGGCTTCGGCAACGAGCAACTCGCCGGCGCCGTGGCGCGTGGTCGAGGGCGGATGCTCGGCCTGCAGCACGCGTCCCCCCACGATCGCCGTCGGGTCGAGGCCGGCCTCGTCCAGGACATGGGCGATCAGCGACGTGGTGGTCGTCTTGCCGTGGCTGCCGGCGACCGCGACGCCGTCCTTCAGGCGCATCACCTCGGCGAGCATCTCGGCGCGGGGGATCACCGGGATCTTCGCGGCGTCGGCCTCGCGGATCTCCGGGTTGTCGGCGCGTACCGCCGAGGAGAACACCACGACGTCGGCGTCGCGCACGTGCTCGGCGGCGTGTCCGACGTGAACGTCGATGCCGAGGCTGCGCAGACGCTCGGTGTTGGCGCTCTCGCGGAGGTCCGAACCCGACACCTGGTAGCCCTGATTCGCCAACAGCTCGGCGAGGCCGCACATGCCGATGCCGCCGGCGCCCACGAAATGGACCCGCTGGATGCGTCTCATGCGTTCGCCTCGAGCCAGTGGGCACAGTGGGTGACGACCTCGGCCGCCGCGTCGGGACGCGCCAGATCGCCGGCGGCGCGGCTCATCGGCACCAGCGATTCCGGGTCGTTCGCGAACTCCGAAAGGGTGTTCAGCAGGGCCTCGCTCTCGAGCGGCCGCGCCTCGAGGAGTCGGGCGGCGCCGTGGGCACTGGCGGCTTCGGCGTTGGCCTTCTGGTGATCGTCCGCCGCGTACGGGTAGGGCACCAGCACCGCGGGCAGGCCGGCCATCGCCAGCTCGGCGACCGTCAGCGCGCCGCTGCGGCAGATCGCCAGATCGCTCTGCGCATAGCGCAGGGGCATGTCGGGCTCGAAGGCGACGACCTGGGCGTCGAGCCGCGTATCTGCGTAGGCCTGGGCGACGCGGTCGCGGTCGGCTTCGCCGGTCTGGTGGAAGATCTCGAAGTGGGAGGCGTCGAGCGCGGAGGCGATCTCGACCAACGCATCGTTGATCTGGCGGGCGCCCTGACTGCCGCCGAAGACCAGCAAGCGCAGCGGCTTCCCCGGTGCGCGCCGTTCGGGGGCTGCGCGAAACGCCTGCACCAGCTCGCGTCGCAGCGGGGCTCCCGCCACCACCGTGTCGCCGCGGGTCTCGAAGTGGCCGTGGGCGGCCTCGAACTGGGTGAACACCGCTCGCGCGAAGCGCGCGGCCAACCGGTTTGCCCGGCCGGGGATCGCGTTCGGCTCGACGAGGGCGATCGGCAACCGCCGCAACACGGCGGCGAGCACGCCAGGCACGGACGCGTAGCCGCCCACCGAGACGAGTAGCTGGGCGCGCCGCTGACCGAGGGCGCGCCACGCCGCGAACACGCCGCGCGCGGTATCGAAGAGCGCGCGCAGCTTCGCGAGGCTGCCGCGTCCCATGATCTGACCGCTCGGCAAGGTGACGAGGTCGAACCCCGCCTCGGGAACGAGACGGCGCTCGAGTCCGATCTCGCCGCCGAGCAGGAACACGCCGTCGCCACGTGCGGCGACCGCCTCGGCGAGCGCGAGCGCCGGCGTCACGTGTCCGCCGGTGCCGCCGCCGGCGATCGCCCAGACAGCGCGCCCGCGCTTGGTGTCCGAAATGGCCGCGCTCATGCGTGCCGGCTCCGCCACCGTGGGCTCCCGGTCTGCGCTTCTCGGTCGGCGTCGCTCCCGATGCGCAGCAGGATGCCGATCGCCGCCGCCGTACACAGCAGCGAGTTGCTGCCGTGGGAGAGCAGGGGCAGCGTGAGGCCGGTCGTCGGCAGCAGGCCCATCACCACGGCGCCGTTGCAGAGTGCGGGCAGCACGATCAGGCCGGTCGCCCCGGTGGCCAGCAGGCGCGCGAAGGGCGTCGTGGCATGACGCGCGATGCGCAGCCCGGCCCAGCAAAGCGCGGCGAACGCACCGAGCACGACGAGCACCCCGACGAGCCCGAGCTCCTCGGCGACCACCGAAAGGATGAAGTCGGTATGGGCTTCGGGCAGGTAGAAGAGCTTCTGGCGGCCGTCCCCGAGGCCGACGCCGAGGCTGCCACCACGCCCGAAGGCGACGAAAGACTGTACGAGCTGGAAGCCCTCGCTGTGCGCGGTCTGCCACGGGTCGAGGAAGCCGCGCACACGGGCCAGGGCGTAAGGGCGCGCCGCCACGTAAGCCCCGGCGCCGAGCAGGCCGAGCCCGGCGGGCAGGGCCAAGCGACGGAAGGGCAGCCCCGCGCCGAAGAGCAGCAGACCGACGACGGCGCACAGGATCACCGCGCTGCCAAAGTCGGGTTGCAGGAGCAAGAGCAGCACGGGGGGCGCGACGAGCAGCCCCACCCGCAACAGCAGTCCGTGGGTGTCGATCACGCGCGGAGTCGCCCGCGACAGCACCAGGGCGACGGCCAACACGGTGGCGAGTCGCGCGGGTTCGGCGGCCTGGAGTGCGACGGGAAGGCCCGGGATGGCGAGCCAGCGTCGCGCACCGTTCGCTTCGATTCCCATCACCAGCGTGGCCGCCAAGGCGATGCCGCCCGCGAGCCATGCCCACAGGGCGAAGCGTTCCCAGAACACGACCGGCAGGCGGCTCACCACGAACGCGACGCACAGCGCCCCGAGGACGCCCGCGGCGTGTCGCAACGCGAGCGGCGGGAAGGGCTCGCCCATCGCGAGCGCCGCGGTCGTGCTGTAGTTCATCACCACGCCGATCGCCGTCAGCGCGAGTGCACTCGTGACCAACGCTCCGTCCCAACGCGAAGCGGCGGTGGCATCGTTCACCGGTCGTCCTCGACGGGGGGGAGGTCGCCGACGGCGGCCTGAAAGCGTCGGCCGCGGTCCTCAAAGTTCGCGAATTGGTCGTGACTTGAACACCCCGGAGCGAGCAAAACCCAGTCTCCGGGACGGGCGATCTGGGCGGCGCGCCGGACGGCGTCCTCGAGGCTCGGCTCGGCGTGGACGGGCAGGGCGTCCCCGAGGGCAGCGGCCAGGGCGGGCGCGGCCTCGCCAATCAACAGGGCGGCTCGCGCGGCCTGCGCGCCCGCCGCCAGCTCGGCGAGGTCGAGGCCCTTCGCGCGGCCGCCTCCGATCCAGATGACGGGCCCTCCGCAGCCCTCGAGCGCCCGCAGCGCGGCGCCGGGATTGGTCGCCTTGGAGTCGTCGACCCAGGTGACCCCTCCCCGGTGGGAGACGATCTGGTGGCGGTGGGGTAGGCCCTCGAAGCCCGCGAGGCCTCCGAGCGCCGGAGGCAGGTCGGCGCCGAGGGCGTGCACCGCGCCGATGGCGGCCAGGGCGTTCTCCCGGTTGTGACGGCCGGGCTGGCGCCAGTCGAAGGGGAGCCGGCGGGGCGCCGCGGCGCGTTCCTGGAGCAGCAGTTCGCCCGCGTCCAGCCCGAGGGTGGCGGCGAAGGCCTCCTCCGGCTGAGGGGCCCGGTCGGCGGCGAAGGCCAGGACCCGCCCGCGTGCCGCGGACACGAAGGCCGCGACGTGGGCGTCCTCCGCGTTCAGGACGGCCCAGTCCTCGTCGCGCTGGTTCGCCAGGATCCGCAGCTTCGCGTTGCGATAGGCCGCGAAGTCGCCGTGCCGGTCGAGGTGGTCGGGCGTGAGGTTGAGCACGACCGCCACCCGGGGGCGGAACGCCTGGGTCGTCTCGAGCTGGAAGGACGAGACCTCGAGGACGGCCACATCGAGGGCCTCGCCGACGAGGGACAGGGCGGGAATCCCGACGTTGCCGCCGACGCCGACGCGCAGACCGGCAGCGCGCAGCAGCGCCGCGACCAGCAGGGTGGTCGTGGATTTTCCGTTGGTCCCCGTGACCGCCACGATCGGGACGGGCAGGGCGTCGGCCGCCCACTCGATGTCGCCGCGCACGTCGCGGGCCCGCCCGGCATAGCGCTCGGGCGGTACGCCGGGGCTCGGCACCACGCAGTCGAACTCGGCCGGGTCGGGGAACGCCGCACCGAGCCGGACCTCCACCTCGGGCGGCAGTTCGGCGGCCAGCCGAGCGTCCTCGCGCTCGTCGGCTGCCACCACCCGGGCGCCCCGCTCGGCGAAGAACAGCGCCGCGCTGCGACCGGTCGCACCCAGGCCGAGGACGAGGATCCGCGCTCCCGCGAGCGAGGGCATCAACGCAGCTTCAGGGACGACAGCGCCACCAGGCCGAGAATGGCCGACACGATCCAGAAGCGGACGACGATCTTCTGCTCGGCCCAGCCGAGCTTCTCGAAGTGGTGGTGAATGGGTGTCATGAGGAACACCCTCTTCCCCGTCAGGCGGAACGAGGTGACCTGGATGATCACCGACACCGTCTCCATCACGAACACGCCGCCCACCACGGCGAGCAGGATCTCCTGGCGGATCAGGAGGGCGATCGTGCCCAGCGCGCCGCCCAGGGCCAGTGATCCGACGTCGCCCATGAACAGCTGGGCCGGCGGGGCGTTGAACCACAGGAAGCCGAGTCCGCCGCCGATCAAGGCGCCGCAGAAGATCGCGAGGTGTCCCGATCCGGGGACGTGCTTGATCGCCAGGTAGTCGGCGATCACCGCGTGGCCGGCCGCATAGGCAAGGATCAAGAAGGTCCCGGCGGAGATCATCACCGGGCCGATCGCCAGCCCGTCGAGTCCGTCGGTGAGATTCACCGCATTGCTGGTGGCCACGATGATGAAGGTGGCGAGCGGGATGTAGAGCCAGCCGATGTGGGGCGTGAAGTTCTTGAAGAACGGCACCGAGAGCCGGGCGTCGAAGTTCGGGTCGGTGTAGATGGCGAGGGCCACGATCGAGGCCAGCAGCGTCTGCCAGAAGAGCTTCGCGCGCGCGGACACGCCGGCGCTGCTGCCCTCACGCACCTTTGCGTAGTCGTCGATGAAGCCGAGGATCCCGTAGCCCAGGGTCAAGCCGACCAGGATCCAGACGGGTCGGCTGTCGAGATTCGACCAGAGCAGCACCGACACGAGCAGCGACAACAGGATCAGGAGGCCGCCCATCGTGGGCGTGCCCGCCTTCGACTGGTGGTCGGGGCCGATCTCCCGGATCGGCTGGCCGACGCGCAGCTTCGACAGGCGTCGGATCAGCGGCGGGCCGAAGGTGAAGGCCAGGAAGAGCGCCGTGAGCGTGGCCGCGCCGGTGCGGAACGTGATGTAGCGAAAGACGTTGAAGGCGCCGATCTCGCCCGCCAGCGGATAGAGCAGGTGGTAGAACATCAGTCCTCGCGCGCCTCGCCGAAGCCTTCGCGCAGATGTGCGACGACGCGCTCCATGCGCATCGCTCGCGATCCCTTCACCAAAACACGGTCCCCCGCTTCGAGGCCGGCCAGGGCCCGTTCGGCGACGTCTTCCCACTGCTCGGACGCGAAGGTCGCGGTCGCCGGAATCCCGGCGCGCTCGGCCGCAGCCGCCACGCGCTGGGCATTCGCGCCCACGGCGAACAAGCGATCGACGCCGAGCTTGCCGGCGAGCTCGCCGGCACCCTCGTGGGCGGCCACTTCGTGCTCGCCGAGCTCGCCCATGTCACCGAGGATCGCGATGCACTGGCCTTCGCCCGCGTCGCGGGTCAGCGTGCGCAGCGCCTCTTCCATCGACTGGGGGTTGGCGTTGTAGGTGTCGTTGATCAGGAGGCCTCCGCCGCGCAACAGGATGGGCTCGAGACGACCGGTCACCGGTCGATAGGCGGCCAGTCCGCGCGGCAGCTCCTGGAGCGCACAGCCCGCGGCGAGTGCCCCCGCCGCAGCCGCGAGCGCGTTGATCACCGTGGTTTCTCCGAGCCCGGCCACCTGCACCGCCACGCTCCCCTCCGCCGTCGTCAGGCGGAAGTGGTAGCGACCCGAGGGATCACTGCGCTCGTCTTCCGCGCGCACATCGGCTTTCGGGGAGCGCCCGAAGCGAAGGACGCGCGCCGCGGTGCGCTCCGCCTGGGCGGAGACGCGCGGATCGTCCACGTTCAGGACCGCTGTGCCCGCGGTCGCCAGCGACGCCACCAGGTCGCCCTTCTCCAGAGCGATCTCTTCCTGACTGCCCAAGTGCTCGATGTGGGCCGTCCCGACGTTGGTGATCACGCCGACGTCGGCCCGTGCGATCTGCGCGAGCTGCGCGATCTCCCCCCGGTGGTTCATGCCGAGCTCCACGACGACGTGACGGTGCTCGGCTTCGCGCCGCAGCAGGGTCAGGGGCAGCCCGAAGTGGTTGTTCAAGTTGCCCTCGGTCTTCAGGCAGGGGCCCGTCGCGCCGAGGATCGCCGCGCACATCTCCTTCGTCGTGGTCTTGCCGTTGCTGCCCGTGATCGCGACCAGCGGACCGCGGTGCCGTTCTCGATGCCCCTTGGCGAGCGCCCCCAACGCGGCAGTCGTGTCGGCGACGGCGATCTCCGCGCCCGGCGCCGTGCCTTCGGGGTGGGCCTCGTCGACGAGACAGCCCTGCACCCCGGCCCGCGCGACGTCGGCGAGGAAGTCGTGGCCGTCGAAACGGTCACCGCGGATCGCGACGAAGAGGGCCGCGTGTCCGACGTTGCGGCTATCGATCGTGACGCTCTCGAAGCGGGTGCCGGGCTCGCCGCGACGCAGGCGGCCTCCGGTCCAGCGCACCGCATCCTCGACGCGAAACACTTCGCTCATTCGGCCTCCGGCGCGGTGGGCTCGGCGAGCGCGCGCAGCGCCTCGTCGCGGTCGCTGAAGGGTAGTCGTTCGCGACCGATGATCTGGTAGTCCTCGTGACCCTTGCCCGCGATGGCGACCATGTCGTCCGGTCCAGCGATGGCGAGGGCCGCCCGGATCGCTTCGCGGCGATCGGCGATGCGCAAGTAGCCGCGCGTGTCGTCGAAGGCCGCGGCATCCACGCGGGGAAAGCCGACCAGACCCGCCTCGACGTCATCGAGGATGCGCTCGGGGTCTTCGGTGCGCGGGTTGTCGCTCGTGGCGACCACCCGGTCCGCGTGCCGCGCCACCGCTTCGGCCATCAGCGGACGCTTCGCGCGGTCCCGGTCACCACCGCAGCCGAACACGGTGATCAGGCGTCCGCGGCAAAGCGGGCGCAACGTGGCGAGCAACTTGTCGACCGCGTCGGGCGTATGGGCGTAGTCGACGATCACCTGGGGGCCGGCGCTCGCGCCGACGCGCTCGATGCGACCGGGCACCTGGGGACACGCCGCGACACCCTCGGCGATCGTGGCGAAGGGCAACTCCAGACCGACCCCGATCCCGACGGCGACGAGCAGGTTCTCGAGGTTGAAGTCGCCGAGCAGGGGGAGCTGGAGCTCGCCGCTGGCAGCCGGCGTCGCGACGGTCGCACGCGTACCCTCGAGGTCCACGTGGGCTTCGAGGAGACGGATCTCGGCGTCGCCGTCGCCTTCGCGCGAGACGCGCAGCACCCGCGCACCGCGCTCCCGGGCGGCCGCGACGAACGCCGCTCCGCTCGGGTCGTCGATGTTGACGATTGCGACGCCGTCCGGGCGCAGGTGCTCCCGCATCAGCAGGAGCTTCGCCTCCCGGTAGCGATCCATGTCGCCATGGTGGTCGAGGTGGTCCTGGGTGAGGTTCGTGAACGCCGCCACAGCGAAGCCGCAGCCATCGACGCGGCCGCAGTCGAGGCCGTGGGACGACACTTCCATCACCGCGGTCTCGACGTGCTGGGTGCACATGTTCCGCAGCAGTCGCTGGAGGTCGAGGCTCTCGGGCGTGGTGTTGACAGCCCGCTGCCGTTCGCTGCCGAACCGCACCTCGACCGTGCCGATCAGGCCGGCGCGACGTCCCGCCGCAGCGAGCAGGGATTCGACGAGGTAGGTCGTCGACGTCTTGCCGTTCGTGCCCGTGACGCCGATGAGCGAGAGTTCCTCGCTCGGGCGACCGAAGAAGTGGGCGGCGATGGGCGCCAGCGCGCGGCGGGAGTCCGGTACCTCGACGATGGCCGCGTCCTTCACCTCGAAGCCCGCGGGCAACGACTCCACGATCAGCGCGCTCGCCCCGAGACGCTGGGCGGCGGCGAGGTAGTCGTGACCGTCGACCTCGGCCCCGCGCAGGGCGAAGAACGCATCGCCCGGGCTGACGTCGCGCGAGTCGTAGGTGAGTCCGCGGATGATCGGGTCCGCGCCGGCGGCGCCGGGGCGCTGGCTCCGAGGCGCATTCGGGGCGGGCAGGGCACCGAGCAGCTCGCCGAGTCTCATCCGCTCTCTTCCCTCGGTTCGCTCGTCGCGTTGCCGCGGTCGGCCGCAGAGGCCGGGCGGAACTCGATCCGCACCACATCGCTGCCGGCGACGACCACGCTTCCTGGCGGCGGATCCTGATGGACGGCGACACCGTCACCCTGCAGCTTGACGGATAGGCCGTTCGCAGCCGTGACCTGCATCACCTCGGTGCGCGAGAGACCGACGAAGTCGGGCAACAGCACCCGGTCGCGGAACGCTTCCACCGGCACCGCCGGAACGGCGGCCACGGTGACGGGCGCCGGCGGTTCGGGCTCGGTCGGGGCCGGCGCGGCCGCGGGTCGCGGCGGGTCCACCGTCGGGGGCGGCGCGGAGACTGCCGCGGTCAGCGCTTCGGGCGCGCGTTCCGCCGAAGCGGGGACGTGCTCGGTCGCGCTCGCTGCCCGGGCGAGCGCGGCGGCGTCGGCTTCGGGCGTGTCGGCTGCGTCGTCGACCGCCGGAGGCGCGTTGGCCTCCACGGTCTTCGACGCGACGACGACGGGCGGTGCGTCCGACACGTGGATTCCGTGCTGGGCCAATTGGCTCGGCGCCACGGCGGCGAAGAGCGGCGCCGCGGCGACGCCGCCGCTGTGGAGCGGCCGCTTCGGCTCGTCGAGCTGGGTGACGATCACGACGCGCGGCGCATCGACGGGCGCGATCCCGACGAACCAGGCGCGGAACGCGTCCTGGGAGTAGCGCAGCGCGACGGCGTCCCACTTCTGTGCCGTGCCGGTCTTCCCCGCGGTGCGGATGCCGGGGAGGGCGGCACGCCTTCCCGTACCGTCGGAGCCCGTGACGGTTTCCAGCATTCCCAGGACCCGCGCCGCCACTTCGGGACGCAGCACCTGGCGCACGACTTCGGGACGCGTCGGCTGCCAGGACCCACCGGCGACGCGGCGCGCCGTGACCAGGCGCGGGCGCAGCAGACGCCCCCCATTCGCGAGGACCGAGGTGGCGACGGCCAGCTGCAGCGGTGTCACCGAGACGCCCTGGCCGAACGCGATCGTCGCATGATCCACGGGCTTCCAGTCCCGCCAAGGCCGCAGCACACCCGCCGACTCGTCCGGGAACAGGCTGCCGGTCTTCTGGCCGAAGCCGAAGTCGCGCAGCATCTCGAAGTGGGGCTTGCGGCCGAGGGCCTGGGCGATCTTCACGGCGCCGACGTTGCTCGAGACGCGCAGTACGCTGGCCGGATCGAGCGGGCCGAAGTCGCGGGCGTCGCGGATGATCTTCCCCGGCAGGGCCAGTTCGCCGGACTCGGTGTCGATCGCTTCGTCCGGGTCGATCGCGTCGCGCTCCAGGGCCGCCGCGACGAGGAAGGCCTTCATCGCCGAGCCCGGTTCGACCGCGTCGAGCAGGGCAGCGGAGCGGGTCGCGCGGAACTTCGTGTGTCGGAAGTCGTTCGGGTCGAAGGTGGGCCACTCGGCGAGGCTCAGGATCTCCCCGGTGTGCGGGTCCATCGCCAGGACGAGTCCGCCCCGCGCGCCCGTGGTTTCACAGGCTTCGCGCAGGGCGCGCTGGGCTTCCGCCTGGAGCGTCGCGTCGATCGAGAGCGCGATGTCCCCTCCTGCCGTGCCCCAGGTGGCCCCGCCACTCTGCACGAGCAGCTGTCCGCTGCCGTCGCGCTCGACCGGCAGGCGCCGGGTCGTGCCGCGCAGCCAGTCGTCTTCCTGCTGTTCGATCCCGCGCACGCCGTCGCCGTCGATGTTCGCGAAGCCCACCAGGCGCGAGGCCAGGCCCTTGTGCGGGTAGATGCGGCGCGGTTCGGTGATCAGGCCGACGCCGTCGAGGTCGGCCGCCTCGATCGCTCTGGCCTTCGCATCCGTGGTCCAGCGCGCGACGAAACGAAACCCGCCGCGGTTCTCGATGTGGGCCAGGACATCGGCGCGGTCGGTCCCGAATTCGCGCGAGAGCAGCCGCGCGACCCCGACGGCGTCGGTCACGTCGCGGCCGACCACGTACACCGAAGGGGCGTCGATGGTGAGAGCGAGTCCGGCGCCGTGGCGATCGACGATGCGCCCGCGCTCGGGCGCCAGGGTCAGGGTGCGCAGGGTCTGGGCCTCGCCGCGCTCGGCGCCGCGCTGGTCGAAGACCGAGAGGTGGGCCGCGCGTACGCCGAGCACGGCGAACGCCAACACCAGGAGCGCGCGGGCGACCGCGAGGCGGCGGCCGCTGCGGCTCGCCAGGTCCGAGCTCACGGATCTTCCCGGCGGGCGAGTTCCGGTCGCAGTTCGATCACCCGACCGCGTTCGAACCCACGCTCGCGCGCGAGTTCGGCGAGCCGGGTCGGATCGCGCAGGGCCTCGATCTCTGCGTGGTGCTGGCTGCGCCGCAGCAGCAGCTCCTGCTCTTCGCGCACGAGCTCACCGAGCGCATAGCGCGTGCGCAGCAGATCGATCCGCAGCGTCACCAGAGCCAGAGCGCAGACGAGTGCTGCGCAAAGCCACCAGCCCCAGGGTCGATCCCGCAGCTCGCTCCGCGCGATCCGCACGCGTTGGAAGTCGCGGCCGACGAGCTGGCGCGGTTCACTGCGGTAGCGGTTCATGCGGCCTCCGCGAGGCGTTCGGCCGCGCGCAGCTTCGCGGAGCGGGCGCGCGGGTTGGCGGCGATCTCGTCGTCGCCCGGCTGGAGAGGCCGCCGAGTCAGGATGCGCAGACGCGGGCGCCCGCCACACATGCAGAGCGGGACCTCGGGCGGGCACACACAGCCGCGCGCCGCATCCCGAAAGCCGTGCTTCACGACCCGGTCTTCGGCCGAGTGGTAGGCCAGCACGACGAGGCGTCCGCCCGGGCGGAGCGCGTCGATCGCGGCCTCGAGGCCGTCCGTGAGCGCGCCGAGTTCGTCGTTGGTGGCGATCCGCAGCGCCTGGAACACGAGCGTGGCCGGATGGTGCCGGCGACCGCCGCCGATGCGCGCTTCCTCGACGACCCGGATCAGATCGCCCGCGGTCCGCAGCGGCGCCTCGCGCCGCGCGGTGACCAGCGCCCGCGCGAGCCGTCGCGCGCCGCGCAGGTCGGCGTAGCGGCGAAACCAGTCGG containing:
- a CDS encoding UDP-N-acetylmuramoyl-L-alanyl-D-glutamate--2,6-diaminopimelate ligase, with the translated sequence MRLGELLGALPAPNAPRSQRPGAAGADPIIRGLTYDSRDVSPGDAFFALRGAEVDGHDYLAAAQRLGASALIVESLPAGFEVKDAAIVEVPDSRRALAPIAAHFFGRPSEELSLIGVTGTNGKTSTTYLVESLLAAAGRRAGLIGTVEVRFGSERQRAVNTTPESLDLQRLLRNMCTQHVETAVMEVSSHGLDCGRVDGCGFAVAAFTNLTQDHLDHHGDMDRYREAKLLLMREHLRPDGVAIVNIDDPSGAAFVAAARERGARVLRVSREGDGDAEIRLLEAHVDLEGTRATVATPAASGELQLPLLGDFNLENLLVAVGIGVGLELPFATIAEGVAACPQVPGRIERVGASAGPQVIVDYAHTPDAVDKLLATLRPLCRGRLITVFGCGGDRDRAKRPLMAEAVARHADRVVATSDNPRTEDPERILDDVEAGLVGFPRVDAAAFDDTRGYLRIADRREAIRAALAIAGPDDMVAIAGKGHEDYQIIGRERLPFSDRDEALRALAEPTAPEAE
- a CDS encoding penicillin-binding protein, translated to MSSDLASRSGRRLAVARALLVLAFAVLGVRAAHLSVFDQRGAERGEAQTLRTLTLAPERGRIVDRHGAGLALTIDAPSVYVVGRDVTDAVGVARLLSREFGTDRADVLAHIENRGGFRFVARWTTDAKARAIEAADLDGVGLITEPRRIYPHKGLASRLVGFANIDGDGVRGIEQQEDDWLRGTTRRLPVERDGSGQLLVQSGGATWGTAGGDIALSIDATLQAEAQRALREACETTGARGGLVLAMDPHTGEILSLAEWPTFDPNDFRHTKFRATRSAALLDAVEPGSAMKAFLVAAALERDAIDPDEAIDTESGELALPGKIIRDARDFGPLDPASVLRVSSNVGAVKIAQALGRKPHFEMLRDFGFGQKTGSLFPDESAGVLRPWRDWKPVDHATIAFGQGVSVTPLQLAVATSVLANGGRLLRPRLVTARRVAGGSWQPTRPEVVRQVLRPEVAARVLGMLETVTGSDGTGRRAALPGIRTAGKTGTAQKWDAVALRYSQDAFRAWFVGIAPVDAPRVVIVTQLDEPKRPLHSGGVAAAPLFAAVAPSQLAQHGIHVSDAPPVVVASKTVEANAPPAVDDAADTPEADAAALARAASATEHVPASAERAPEALTAAVSAPPPTVDPPRPAAAPAPTEPEPPAPVTVAAVPAVPVEAFRDRVLLPDFVGLSRTEVMQVTAANGLSVKLQGDGVAVHQDPPPGSVVVAGSDVVRIEFRPASAADRGNATSEPREESG
- the rsmH gene encoding 16S rRNA (cytosine(1402)-N(4))-methyltransferase RsmH: MATDFAHRSVLQRESLEWLGLAAGANVVDGTVGGGGHAAAILEKTGPDGRLIGLDRDPDALAAATERLRPFADRVELVHASFRDLTAVLRARGVDQVDAVLLDLGVSSYQLDTASRGFRFAADTAAETPLDMRMDPSEGPSAADLLARASEEQLADWFRRYADLRGARRLARALVTARREAPLRTAGDLIRVVEEARIGGGRRHHPATLVFQALRIATNDELGALTDGLEAAIDALRPGGRLVVLAYHSAEDRVVKHGFRDAARGCVCPPEVPLCMCGGRPRLRILTRRPLQPGDDEIAANPRARSAKLRAAERLAEAA